In the genome of bacterium, one region contains:
- a CDS encoding TIGR00730 family Rossman fold protein translates to MKKHAHRQVCAVLPPHVNENDLAWSTGQLESLFNIRKGGFSSRRLIKIMNEFISGYRFIRHYKKAVSVFGSARSGFGDKVYQDAAKLGFELASDGFAVITGGGPGIMEAANAGALKAGGESVGLNIQLPTEQRINKFVNESSSFHYFFTRKVMLASASQIYVFFPGGYGTMDELFEMLTLIQTKKVDPILIILVNKTFWKPMLKWVEQSMYEKNRAISKSDLSLFKVVADADEAVDLIRHLVARKKIAKHPRELVGSYGKTPGGIRMPKRRGKVAPKVSEIKITSQVIKSGKKTSKRSR, encoded by the coding sequence ATGAAAAAACACGCCCATCGGCAAGTCTGCGCGGTACTTCCCCCGCATGTGAACGAAAACGACCTCGCCTGGTCCACTGGCCAGCTGGAATCGCTGTTTAATATCCGCAAGGGGGGGTTTTCCAGCCGCCGCTTGATTAAAATCATGAACGAATTCATAAGCGGCTACAGATTTATCCGCCACTACAAAAAAGCGGTCAGCGTGTTCGGCTCGGCCCGTTCTGGCTTTGGCGACAAAGTCTACCAGGATGCGGCCAAACTCGGCTTTGAGCTGGCCTCAGACGGATTCGCAGTCATCACCGGCGGCGGTCCCGGCATCATGGAAGCCGCCAACGCCGGCGCCCTCAAAGCAGGCGGCGAAAGCGTCGGCCTCAACATCCAGCTGCCGACCGAACAACGCATCAACAAGTTCGTTAACGAATCATCCTCATTTCATTATTTCTTTACCCGCAAGGTAATGCTCGCTTCGGCTTCTCAGATCTATGTATTCTTCCCCGGCGGATACGGCACCATGGACGAATTGTTCGAAATGCTCACCCTCATTCAAACTAAAAAAGTCGACCCTATTTTAATCATTCTGGTAAACAAAACATTCTGGAAGCCCATGTTGAAGTGGGTAGAGCAATCCATGTACGAAAAAAACCGAGCCATCTCCAAGTCGGATCTTAGCCTATTCAAAGTTGTGGCCGATGCCGACGAAGCGGTAGATTTAATCCGCCATTTGGTTGCCCGCAAAAAAATTGCCAAACACCCGCGCGAACTGGTCGGCAGCTATGGCAAAACTCCGGGAGGCATTCGCATGCCCAAGCGCCGCGGAAAAGTAGCTCCGAAGGTAAGCGAGATCAAAATAACCAGCCAGGTAATAAAGAGCGGCAAAAAAACCTCCAAGCGCAGCAGATAA
- a CDS encoding ThiF family adenylyltransferase — protein sequence MINKFNRIVVVGCGGIGGWLVPPLCRFLHFAHKEGGEKTEIVLIDGDKVEERNFTRQNFNGLGYKAELLRDQVAHFTNLRISTVMEYVTKANINRHVRENDLVFMGVDNNASRKLFSERFEDLADAVMICGGNEFDDGSVQLYIRKDGENFTKSLVESSPSIGDPKDKNPGEAGCEELAVAGAPQLIFTNWRVAALMGEVFYNVYYTEKPFFPDIVYCSIKGLAQRAVSSKSMEEL from the coding sequence ATGATCAATAAATTCAACCGCATTGTCGTGGTTGGATGTGGCGGCATTGGGGGCTGGCTTGTCCCGCCCCTATGCCGATTTCTGCACTTTGCCCATAAGGAAGGTGGAGAAAAGACGGAGATCGTCCTCATCGATGGCGACAAAGTAGAAGAACGGAATTTTACCAGACAAAATTTCAACGGGCTTGGCTATAAGGCCGAGCTTCTGAGAGATCAAGTCGCGCATTTTACCAATCTCAGAATATCGACAGTCATGGAGTACGTAACCAAGGCTAACATCAACCGGCATGTCCGGGAAAATGATCTGGTGTTCATGGGAGTGGATAATAATGCTTCACGAAAGCTCTTTTCCGAACGGTTCGAAGATCTCGCCGATGCGGTGATGATCTGCGGCGGAAATGAGTTTGACGACGGAAGCGTACAGCTGTACATTAGGAAAGATGGTGAAAATTTCACTAAATCCCTAGTCGAAAGCTCGCCTTCGATCGGTGATCCAAAGGATAAGAATCCAGGCGAAGCCGGTTGTGAAGAACTGGCTGTCGCAGGAGCCCCCCAACTGATTTTCACCAACTGGCGGGTGGCGGCACTAATGGGTGAAGTTTTCTACAATGTGTACTATACCGAGAAGCCTTTTTTCCCGGATATTGTATATTGTAGTATCAAGGGGCTTGCTCAAAGAGCGGTCTCGTCAAAAAGTATGGAGGAACTATAA
- the rpsI gene encoding 30S ribosomal protein S9, with product MFATGRRKTAIANVRLFAGSGDNIVNKKAFEAYFPNKPQQDTALRPLAVTGLMGEYYFTSHVAGGGRNSQVEAVRHGVAQALSKLNNDLQSVLKKNGFLTRDDRKKERKKPGLRGARRSPQWAKR from the coding sequence ATCTTTGCCACCGGCCGACGCAAGACGGCGATTGCCAACGTGCGATTATTTGCAGGCAGTGGTGACAATATTGTTAACAAGAAAGCTTTCGAAGCTTATTTTCCTAACAAGCCGCAGCAAGACACTGCACTCCGTCCTTTGGCGGTAACCGGCTTGATGGGCGAGTATTATTTTACTAGCCACGTTGCCGGCGGCGGACGCAATTCCCAGGTGGAAGCAGTGCGTCATGGCGTAGCTCAGGCCTTGTCTAAGCTTAACAACGACCTTCAAAGCGTGCTCAAGAAGAACGGTTTCTTGACCCGAGACGACCGTAAAAAGGAACGAAAAAAGCCAGGTCTCCGCGGTGCGCGCCGTTCGCCACAGTGGGCAAAGCGTTAA
- the rplM gene encoding 50S ribosomal protein L13, translated as MLKTQKITLPKVSEISRQWFVVDASGQTMGRVATKIANVLRGKHKRNFTPHMDMGDFVVAINVDKLKFTGRKVEQKKYYHHSGYLGGLKTKTLKDEIVRNPEKVLQRAVFSMLDEVKFRKTMVSRLKLVKGDKHTYKIDKEIK; from the coding sequence ATGTTAAAGACTCAAAAAATTACTCTACCAAAAGTATCAGAAATTTCCCGCCAATGGTTCGTTGTCGATGCAAGCGGCCAGACTATGGGACGCGTAGCTACCAAGATTGCTAACGTTCTTCGCGGCAAGCACAAGCGCAACTTTACTCCTCATATGGATATGGGTGATTTTGTAGTCGCTATCAACGTGGATAAGCTAAAGTTTACCGGCCGCAAGGTTGAGCAGAAGAAGTATTATCATCACTCCGGCTACTTGGGCGGACTCAAGACTAAGACTTTGAAAGATGAAATCGTACGCAACCCGGAAAAGGTTTTGCAGCGCGCAGTATTTTCTATGCTTGATGAAGTTAAATTTCGTAAGACAATGGTTTCTCGCCTCAAGCTTGTAAAAGGCGATAAGCACACTTATAAGATTGATAAAGAGATTAAATAA
- the rplQ gene encoding 50S ribosomal protein L17, which produces MRHQKKKKFGKGMDHRRKLLRTLASSAILYERIETSYANARAVKPYLEKLITRSKENTLHNRRMLLSKLSRNATAKALEVYGPRYSARNGGYLRLTKLNNPKAGLSKAVLEFVE; this is translated from the coding sequence ATGAGACACCAGAAGAAGAAAAAATTTGGAAAAGGCATGGACCATCGCCGCAAATTGTTGCGTACTTTGGCTTCTTCAGCGATCCTATACGAAAGAATCGAAACTTCTTACGCTAATGCCCGCGCCGTTAAGCCTTACTTAGAAAAGCTGATTACCCGTTCGAAAGAAAACACTTTGCACAACCGCCGCATGCTGTTGTCTAAGCTGTCCCGCAATGCAACTGCAAAAGCATTGGAAGTTTACGGCCCTCGCTATAGCGCTCGCAATGGTGGCTATTTAAGATTAACTAAGTTGAATAATCCAAAAGCTGGTCTTTCTAAAGCAGTGTTGGAATTTGTAGAATAA
- a CDS encoding DNA-directed RNA polymerase subunit alpha produces the protein MQPIPLPNQAKISHLGGNSYEAVLEPLYPGYGVTIGNTLRRVLLSSMPGAAVTAVKIKYVDHEFSAIPNVKEDVIQIILNLKQLRLRSFSTEPVRLKLTAKGEGVITADMIGETDQVEVVNKDLYICTLDNKNSDLEMELIVEQGRGYEPVEVRPSAANLEAGMLAIDAIYTPVRSVYFDVSNVRVGGMTNFDKLVVRMETDGTITGGEAIDIASHILVDHFSMLFNNEGAERLEMMSQAALEEAAMEEAPQEVPSELAEPAETGTPIDDTTLSNRAKNALQKSGINTMEALTAMSDDDINNISGLGEKTINEIMEMLGRTQQ, from the coding sequence ATGCAACCAATCCCATTACCAAATCAGGCGAAGATTTCCCACTTAGGTGGCAACTCTTACGAAGCAGTCCTCGAGCCACTTTACCCTGGCTACGGCGTGACTATCGGCAATACGCTTCGCCGCGTCTTGCTGTCTTCCATGCCTGGTGCAGCAGTAACTGCGGTTAAAATTAAATATGTTGACCACGAGTTCTCTGCGATTCCAAACGTAAAGGAAGATGTGATTCAGATTATTCTGAACCTTAAACAGCTTCGCTTGCGCAGCTTCTCGACCGAACCGGTTCGCTTGAAGCTTACCGCCAAGGGCGAAGGCGTTATTACCGCAGACATGATTGGCGAAACCGACCAGGTAGAAGTAGTGAACAAGGATCTTTACATCTGCACTTTGGATAACAAGAATTCTGACCTGGAAATGGAACTGATTGTCGAACAGGGCCGCGGTTATGAGCCGGTAGAGGTTCGACCAAGTGCCGCTAATTTAGAAGCAGGCATGCTGGCGATCGACGCAATTTACACCCCGGTTCGTTCCGTATACTTTGACGTATCAAACGTCCGCGTTGGCGGCATGACTAACTTCGATAAGCTGGTTGTGCGCATGGAAACCGACGGCACTATTACTGGCGGCGAAGCAATCGACATTGCTTCCCACATCTTAGTAGATCACTTTAGCATGCTGTTCAACAATGAGGGTGCAGAACGCCTCGAAATGATGAGCCAGGCAGCGCTAGAAGAAGCAGCTATGGAAGAAGCTCCTCAGGAAGTTCCTAGCGAATTGGCAGAACCGGCAGAAACCGGCACTCCGATTGACGATACTACTTTGTCTAACCGCGCTAAGAATGCTTTGCAGAAATCCGGCATTAACACCATGGAAGCATTGACTGCAATGTCTGACGATGATATTAATAATATTTCCGGACTAGGCGAAAAGACTATTAATGAAATTATGGAAATGTTGGGCCGTACCCAGCAGTAA
- the rpsD gene encoding 30S ribosomal protein S4 has product MRYTGPKVKRARRLGFAFTDKDAKILQKRNFAPGQHGQNRVRISEYGTQLREKQKAKINYGVTERQFLRYFEKAQKGAGVTGDHLLAALELRLDNVVFRLGFAATRAQSRQLVNHGFFEVNGKKVDIPSYATKPGDVISVRANKKESKYMQSMREVLKNFKSQDWVELKAADFSGKVLSTPTPEQIGNLIDTQLIVEHYSRI; this is encoded by the coding sequence ATGCGATATACAGGACCAAAAGTTAAAAGAGCCCGTCGGTTAGGGTTTGCCTTTACCGATAAGGACGCCAAGATCTTGCAGAAGCGCAACTTCGCACCTGGCCAGCACGGCCAAAACCGCGTTCGTATTTCTGAATACGGCACCCAGTTGCGCGAAAAGCAGAAGGCTAAGATCAATTACGGGGTAACCGAACGCCAGTTCTTGCGCTACTTCGAAAAGGCCCAAAAAGGCGCTGGTGTAACCGGTGATCATTTGCTGGCAGCTTTAGAGCTTCGCTTGGACAACGTAGTATTCCGCTTAGGATTTGCTGCTACCCGGGCGCAGTCTCGCCAGCTGGTGAACCATGGTTTCTTCGAAGTTAACGGCAAGAAAGTTGATATTCCTTCTTACGCTACTAAGCCGGGAGATGTTATCTCCGTTCGCGCTAACAAGAAAGAATCTAAGTACATGCAGTCTATGCGCGAAGTGTTGAAGAATTTTAAGAGCCAGGACTGGGTAGAGCTTAAGGCAGCGGATTTTTCCGGTAAAGTTCTATCGACACCGACACCAGAACAAATCGGCAACCTCATCGACACTCAGCTTATCGTCGAACACTACAGCAGAATCTAG
- the rpsK gene encoding 30S ribosomal protein S11 — protein MSAAEQVSAELNAASSGDDIATKIKGGKKKKNKIKVPKGKIFINSTYNNTIISVTDPIGNVIAWGSAGKAGFKGSKKSTPYAGGKTMEDVLSRVKDRGLQEVDIFIKGIGSGREQAIRALLGAGLTVLTIKDRTPTPHGGVRPKKVRRV, from the coding sequence ATGAGCGCAGCCGAACAGGTCAGTGCCGAGTTGAATGCAGCATCTAGCGGCGACGACATTGCCACTAAGATCAAGGGCGGTAAGAAAAAGAAGAACAAGATCAAAGTTCCAAAGGGCAAGATCTTTATTAACTCCACTTACAACAACACCATCATTTCTGTAACTGATCCGATCGGCAACGTGATTGCTTGGGGTAGCGCCGGCAAAGCTGGCTTCAAAGGCTCTAAGAAATCTACTCCTTACGCCGGCGGTAAAACTATGGAAGATGTATTGTCCCGCGTTAAAGACCGCGGCTTGCAGGAAGTTGATATTTTTATTAAAGGAATCGGCAGCGGCCGCGAACAAGCCATTCGCGCTTTGCTCGGTGCCGGCTTGACTGTTTTAACCATTAAAGATCGAACCCCAACCCCACATGGCGGCGTGCGTCCGAAGAAAGTGAGAAGGGTATAA
- the rpsM gene encoding 30S ribosomal protein S13 gives MARIAGVNIPTEKRIEASLQYIYGVGATLAKKALSETGVSPDIRTKDLSEADLTKLRDYIDKNFKTEGNLKQQVLLNIKRLKEIGSYRGTRHKKSLPVRGQRTKTNSRTRHGNVRRTAGSGRKKASDKT, from the coding sequence ATGGCACGTATCGCTGGAGTAAATATTCCTACCGAAAAAAGAATCGAAGCCTCTCTGCAGTATATCTACGGAGTAGGGGCGACCTTAGCAAAGAAAGCACTGTCTGAAACAGGCGTAAGCCCTGACATTCGCACTAAAGATTTGTCCGAAGCAGACTTAACCAAGCTGCGCGATTACATCGATAAGAACTTTAAGACCGAAGGCAACCTTAAGCAGCAAGTTCTGCTTAACATCAAGCGCCTTAAGGAAATCGGTTCTTACCGAGGCACTCGCCACAAAAAGAGTTTGCCGGTTCGCGGACAGCGCACCAAGACCAATTCCCGCACCCGACACGGCAACGTTCGTCGCACTGCAGGCAGCGGCCGTAAGAAAGCATCCGATAAGACCTAA
- the rpmJ gene encoding 50S ribosomal protein L36, translating to MKVRASAKPICKKCKIVKRFGRVFVICEVPKHKQRQG from the coding sequence ATGAAAGTACGCGCAAGCGCAAAACCAATTTGCAAGAAATGCAAAATCGTCAAAAGATTTGGTCGAGTCTTTGTTATTTGTGAAGTACCAAAGCACAAGCAACGCCAGGGTTAA
- the infA gene encoding translation initiation factor IF-1 — MGSSEQNQTIELEGKVIESLPNTVFRVQLDSGQVIIGHLSGKMRLHRIRVLPGDKVLLEVTPYDLSKGRITRRLK; from the coding sequence TTGGGAAGTTCCGAACAAAATCAGACCATAGAACTCGAGGGTAAAGTCATTGAGAGTTTACCTAACACTGTTTTTCGCGTTCAATTGGACTCTGGTCAAGTAATTATCGGCCACTTATCCGGCAAAATGCGCTTGCATCGCATTCGCGTTCTGCCAGGCGATAAGGTGTTGCTCGAGGTTACGCCCTACGATCTTTCTAAGGGACGCATTACGCGCCGCCTAAAATAG
- a CDS encoding alanine--tRNA ligase, whose protein sequence is MMSRITANELRSKWLEFFKEKNHTIIPSASLVPENDPSVLFTMAGMFPLVPYLMGQEHPGGTRVANVQKCIRTIDIDDVGDNTHLTFFEMMGNWSFGDYFKKEAIEWSYEFLTSEKWLNIPLDRLAFSVFAGDDDAPFDEESYEHWKRLGVPESRIAKLGKEDNWWIAGTTGPCGPDTEMFYWIDDGTPAPENFQDTASDPRWVEIWNDVFMQFEKKADGSLVPLEKQNVDTGMGLDRVIAVLNGHKSVYDSEFFTGMFEVIGKSQAILSGDEVRQARIIVDHIRASVFISGDGVEPSNKERGYILRRLLRRAMVYARRLNLNEHWMKALIGKVMEEYGDAYPELIANSEKIFASLQGEQQKFEKTLEKGLKEFAKLFEKQGSLSGTDAFNLYQTYGFPLELTEELAQAAGQEVDKEEFEAGFKAHQDLSRTASAGTFKGGLADHSEKVVRLHTATHLMHKALRDVLGNDVWQKGSNITAERTRFDFTYPQKMTPEQIAQVEELVNKWIVMDAKMEQEMMPLDKARELGAIGLFGEKYADTVSIYTATDKDGNVISREFCGGPHVEHTGLVGKFKITKEEAVSAGVRRIKAVIE, encoded by the coding sequence ATTATGTCTAGAATCACAGCAAATGAGCTACGCAGCAAGTGGCTCGAATTTTTTAAAGAAAAGAATCATACTATTATCCCGTCCGCATCCTTGGTGCCGGAAAACGATCCGTCCGTATTGTTTACCATGGCCGGAATGTTTCCTTTGGTTCCATATCTGATGGGCCAGGAACATCCGGGCGGCACCCGCGTTGCCAATGTTCAAAAATGTATTCGCACCATCGACATTGATGACGTAGGCGATAATACTCACCTTACTTTTTTCGAAATGATGGGCAACTGGAGCTTCGGCGATTATTTTAAAAAGGAAGCAATCGAATGGAGTTACGAATTTTTAACATCAGAAAAATGGCTGAATATTCCTTTGGATCGTTTAGCATTTTCAGTTTTTGCCGGAGATGACGATGCGCCATTTGATGAAGAAAGCTACGAACATTGGAAGCGCTTAGGCGTACCCGAATCGCGCATCGCTAAGCTTGGCAAAGAGGATAATTGGTGGATTGCCGGCACCACTGGCCCATGCGGCCCGGATACAGAAATGTTTTATTGGATAGATGACGGTACTCCTGCGCCCGAAAATTTTCAGGACACAGCCAGCGACCCGCGCTGGGTAGAAATCTGGAACGATGTGTTCATGCAGTTCGAAAAGAAAGCTGATGGCAGCCTGGTTCCTTTAGAAAAGCAGAATGTAGACACTGGTATGGGCTTAGACCGTGTGATTGCGGTTCTTAACGGACATAAGTCTGTATATGATTCTGAATTTTTCACAGGGATGTTCGAAGTTATCGGCAAGAGCCAGGCAATTTTGTCCGGCGACGAGGTTCGCCAAGCGCGAATTATTGTAGACCATATCCGCGCTTCGGTATTTATTAGCGGCGATGGAGTAGAGCCATCTAATAAAGAACGCGGCTATATTTTGCGCCGCCTGCTGCGCCGAGCTATGGTTTATGCCCGCCGTTTGAATTTGAACGAACACTGGATGAAAGCGCTGATTGGAAAGGTAATGGAAGAATATGGCGATGCTTATCCGGAATTGATTGCTAACTCCGAAAAGATTTTTGCAAGCCTGCAAGGCGAACAGCAAAAGTTCGAAAAGACTTTGGAGAAAGGTTTAAAGGAATTTGCCAAGCTGTTCGAAAAGCAAGGCTCGTTGAGCGGTACCGACGCATTTAACTTGTACCAAACTTACGGTTTCCCTTTGGAGTTAACCGAAGAATTAGCCCAGGCTGCAGGACAGGAAGTAGATAAAGAAGAATTCGAAGCAGGCTTTAAGGCTCATCAGGACTTGTCCCGTACTGCCAGCGCCGGCACATTTAAAGGAGGTCTGGCGGATCATAGCGAAAAAGTTGTGCGCTTGCACACAGCTACTCACTTAATGCATAAAGCTTTGCGCGATGTATTAGGCAATGACGTATGGCAAAAAGGGAGTAATATTACCGCCGAACGTACCCGTTTTGATTTTACTTACCCGCAAAAGATGACTCCGGAACAGATTGCCCAGGTCGAAGAGCTAGTGAATAAGTGGATTGTGATGGATGCCAAAATGGAACAGGAAATGATGCCGTTAGATAAAGCCCGCGAACTTGGTGCGATTGGCTTGTTCGGAGAAAAGTATGCCGACACTGTATCTATTTATACTGCAACAGATAAAGACGGCAATGTGATCTCTCGCGAATTCTGCGGAGGACCGCACGTTGAGCATACTGGCTTAGTAGGCAAATTCAAAATTACCAAAGAAGAAGCTGTTTCTGCAGGAGTGCGCCGCATTAAGGCTGTGATTGAATAG
- a CDS encoding S41 family peptidase, whose amino-acid sequence MDSETNNSNQTNSAVVSTRSLRKYIGGILLVVIILGIVFRLGYNFGQSGYSFSLREFKVVNKTSPTAEVDYGLLWEALNVVGNKYIEKDNIDQRKVLYGAIQGAVQAAGDEYTEFFDPETLAQFKTELEGKFSGIGAEIGKREGNIVVVAPLDDSPAQRAGLKANDIIVRVDDASVSGKNVDQVVDIIRGESGTQVKLTLFREGGNGTFDVTITRAQIELKSVKVSYKQVGSKQVAILKISRFGDDTERLFEAAVSDIRSKNVAGIVVDVRNNPGGYLDTSVDVASDWLERGKLIVKEAHSEKDVKDYTSSGLNRLGNIKTVVLINGGSASASEILSGALKDNGKAILIGEKSFGKGSVQELVPLSQNTAVKVTVAKWITPGGKNLHKDGLVPDIEVKMTEEDYEKNLDPQLDRAVAEAAK is encoded by the coding sequence ATGGATTCAGAAACAAATAATTCAAACCAAACTAACAGCGCTGTTGTAAGCACAAGATCTCTGCGCAAATATATTGGCGGCATTCTGCTAGTTGTAATTATTCTGGGGATAGTCTTTCGATTGGGCTACAACTTTGGGCAGTCTGGATATAGTTTTTCCTTGCGGGAATTCAAAGTTGTAAATAAAACTAGTCCGACCGCAGAAGTGGATTACGGCTTATTGTGGGAAGCTTTGAATGTAGTCGGCAATAAATATATCGAAAAAGACAACATCGACCAGCGCAAAGTTTTGTACGGGGCAATCCAGGGCGCCGTTCAGGCTGCTGGGGATGAGTACACGGAATTTTTTGACCCGGAAACTTTGGCTCAGTTTAAGACAGAGTTAGAAGGAAAGTTTAGCGGCATTGGTGCAGAAATAGGCAAGCGCGAAGGCAACATAGTTGTTGTGGCGCCATTAGACGACAGCCCTGCGCAGCGCGCCGGCTTAAAGGCTAACGATATAATTGTGCGCGTAGATGACGCATCTGTTAGCGGCAAGAATGTCGACCAGGTGGTGGATATAATCCGAGGAGAATCTGGCACTCAGGTAAAGCTGACATTATTCCGCGAAGGCGGCAATGGCACTTTTGATGTGACCATTACCCGTGCGCAGATAGAATTGAAGAGCGTAAAAGTTTCTTATAAGCAGGTGGGCAGCAAGCAAGTTGCGATATTAAAGATCTCCCGGTTTGGCGATGATACCGAAAGACTCTTCGAAGCAGCTGTTTCGGATATCCGCAGCAAGAATGTAGCAGGTATTGTGGTGGATGTGCGCAATAATCCGGGCGGATACTTGGATACTTCTGTAGATGTCGCTTCGGATTGGCTCGAGCGGGGCAAGTTGATCGTGAAAGAAGCTCATAGCGAAAAGGATGTAAAAGACTATACTTCTTCGGGGTTAAACCGATTAGGGAACATTAAAACTGTTGTGCTCATTAACGGCGGTTCTGCTAGCGCCTCGGAAATATTATCGGGAGCTTTAAAGGATAATGGCAAAGCAATACTCATTGGCGAGAAGAGCTTTGGAAAAGGCAGTGTCCAGGAGCTGGTGCCATTGTCTCAAAATACAGCTGTGAAGGTAACAGTGGCAAAATGGATTACCCCAGGCGGAAAGAATTTGCACAAAGACGGGTTGGTACCGGATATAGAGGTGAAGATGACGGAAGAGGATTATGAGAAGAACCTCGATCCTCAGTTGGACCGGGCAGTTGCGGAAGCAGCAAAATAA
- a CDS encoding O-antigen ligase family protein — translation MFKKLLQKNNLILAIAIAWQFISVGLISTNVWPDSVALINLALLSALFVILPKLDAVGLFLLSLPFMIVLPIGELPMWRPLVAWLFLVVCAKYLLQNLGGIKELTLKSLKMFAPWDKWLFGLLIIGVLSLLAARFKIHGAKQIIFLFNIYLLYVTCLIAAAGKEFLSSLLYYVKFSLLITVILGFVQYGASLLATPYYFWQYWATLVSSSYYGDSLGEVLSYSNSWFSANGGGQSLRMFGILQDTHAFSVIVIFALALWIARFAGRSLKSLPWYFWVGLVGLCFAVIASGTRGAWLAMLAPVAVGLFLLARHRARSLLLLPFVSYGIVVVLFVLSPLISSGLNLIRTINTDDNFLDRATSIYDLNESSNVGRLEIWKSSINYAFTHPLGTGYGNFISSITHSNSSNFEEVAGEKNLRYNLPQKFITAHSLYLHLLVELGVAGLILFGIVWLSFFKNIWLKLKSYQFEFNAHTALLLNIGLAMVWLLAYGFFDVTILNERVLLYLMALAAIVNLSLKKGQEN, via the coding sequence ATGTTTAAAAAATTGTTACAAAAAAATAATCTCATTCTAGCGATCGCAATCGCCTGGCAATTTATATCTGTGGGATTAATCTCCACCAACGTATGGCCGGATTCCGTTGCGTTGATTAATTTAGCTTTGCTTTCGGCTTTGTTTGTAATTTTACCGAAGTTGGACGCTGTAGGCTTGTTTCTGCTCTCATTGCCGTTCATGATTGTGCTGCCGATTGGAGAATTGCCTATGTGGCGCCCACTGGTAGCATGGCTGTTTCTAGTTGTTTGTGCCAAATATCTTCTGCAAAACCTAGGGGGTATAAAAGAACTCACTTTGAAGTCTTTAAAAATGTTCGCTCCCTGGGATAAGTGGCTGTTCGGTTTGTTGATTATAGGAGTTTTATCTTTGCTGGCTGCGCGCTTTAAGATTCATGGCGCGAAGCAAATTATTTTTCTGTTTAATATTTATTTGCTGTACGTGACTTGCTTAATTGCCGCTGCGGGGAAAGAGTTTCTTTCTAGTTTGCTTTATTATGTAAAATTTTCTTTGCTGATTACAGTTATTTTGGGATTTGTTCAATATGGAGCCAGCTTGCTTGCAACACCATATTATTTTTGGCAGTACTGGGCAACTTTGGTATCCAGCAGTTATTACGGAGATTCTTTGGGAGAAGTGCTGAGTTATTCCAATTCATGGTTCAGCGCTAACGGCGGCGGCCAAAGCCTGCGCATGTTCGGTATCTTGCAGGACACTCATGCATTTTCGGTTATCGTTATTTTCGCCCTGGCTTTGTGGATAGCTCGTTTTGCCGGCCGCTCTCTAAAATCTTTACCCTGGTATTTTTGGGTCGGATTGGTTGGCTTATGTTTTGCTGTCATCGCCAGCGGTACGCGCGGGGCATGGCTGGCCATGCTTGCCCCGGTCGCGGTAGGGTTATTTTTGCTGGCCCGGCATAGAGCTCGATCACTGCTTTTGTTGCCCTTTGTTAGCTATGGCATAGTGGTAGTTTTATTCGTGCTTTCTCCGTTGATTTCTTCCGGGTTGAATTTAATCCGGACCATTAATACAGACGACAACTTTTTAGACCGGGCTACGAGCATATACGACTTAAATGAAAGCTCTAACGTTGGCCGACTAGAGATTTGGAAATCCAGCATTAACTATGCTTTCACTCACCCGCTAGGGACCGGCTATGGCAATTTTATTTCGTCAATTACCCACAGCAATAGCAGCAATTTTGAAGAGGTGGCTGGAGAAAAAAATCTCCGCTATAATCTTCCCCAAAAATTTATCACTGCCCATTCGTTGTATCTGCATCTGCTGGTGGAATTGGGAGTTGCTGGCTTGATTTTGTTTGGTATCGTATGGCTGTCTTTCTTTAAAAATATTTGGTTAAAGCTGAAGAGCTATCAATTTGAATTCAACGCCCATACAGCCCTGCTTTTAAATATCGGGTTGGCTATGGTGTGGCTGTTGGCTTACGGGTTCTTTGATGTTACTATTCTTAATGAACGTGTTTTGTTATATCTAATGGCCTTGGCGGCAATCGTAAATCTGTCGCTTAAGAAAGGGCAAGAAAATTAA